Part of the Ziziphus jujuba cultivar Dongzao chromosome 8, ASM3175591v1 genome is shown below.
TAAAGACATTTATTAACTAAATCTGTTTAAATAATCTCTTTATACAGTCTCATTCTTCCTATCAAATAATACATTACATCTCTATCTAACTTATACTTCATTATAAACTAGAATTGCAGAAACAAcaattattcataaattatgGAAGCCCAAAAATGTGAATGAGTAAgatgtatttagttttttttgtatttttttttaaaaaaattttgtgatGATTActttagtttggatttttttttctatctcttATCAACGACCAGGTTAGAACAACATTCTTATATTTGATCCtggtatattaaaattcatcttttatttgaaagtttaaaactgaatattttttaattgtttagaaGCATCCATCTAAACATTATTAATATGTTTGGCTTTTATCTATCgactattgtatatatatatatatatatacagatattaaATGCCgtaaattatgaaatatgcccctttttttttttaatcattgatggtttacatttaattgaatgtaaaaaaaatatgcaggtgaaaaatatatagataatggAAGTGTTGGATTAGAATGTTGTTGATTACACTAATACATTTACAACAAATAGGgtaatcattttttttggcACATTTATAGTTAAGTTTTAATgtacatataaatttttcattgtAATTTTTGATGCTTTTATACTTTATATTATATAGGTTTTTACAAGCGAAGGTTCGCTCATTAATTGAGCAAGGgacataagaaaaagaaatggcaTAGTAATTGTGATTAAAACATCTACTAAGGGTAGTGATGGGAAAAATCCATGATTATTTCTTAGTTGTGAGAGAAGTGGTTTTTATAGACCTTTTGCAAAAGTTAAACAATCGACCAAAGCAAAAGAGATATAAGGTCAGTGGAATATAGAAGTGCAATTgtccatttattttgaaattgtgtAAATTGGCTAGAAATGATGATTAGAGTTTGCAAGTTTTTTGTGGAGTTCATAATCATCCAGCAGCACAACATCTAAAAGGACATTCATTTGCCGGAAGGTTTATTGAGCAAGAAATCAGTATTTTGGCTAATATGATGATAGATGATTTAAAATCTAATATAGATGTGTACATTGCTTTATATGGACCCAATGATAAAGTAGGTGAACTTATTCATACTTTATGATATCTTGAGAGCAATTTAAGTTTCGATCAATGGATGACAATGGTAGACATGAGCCATTTGATAGCTTCCAAGTATGATTTGGTCTTAATGCATATACCTAAAAGACAATGTCTTACCTTTCTTCCTCTTCATTCAAAACCACTACATGTGGATTGTCATAAAATTATTTCCATTGGACTTGTCAATGATAATCATTTTATCaagatttttgtaattttttaaataaaattcatttaatttaattatattgatatttatgttgacaatatttttcttacctttaTTGTTGTTGTAGTTGTTCATGGTACCAGGATGTCTTATGCCACCAGTTACTGATAAATAGTTTAAACATCACCAAATATATGCCAAAGGATGGGAAACACATATACACTCCAAATAAAAGCTTTCAATGATTTAATTTTAGATGATATGACCATTTAGAAGACAATAGATTTAGACAATTCATAGTTTTGAACAAATTAGTTTGTGATTATGACACTAACTGCAATCTCAAAATAATCTTTTTGAACTTTTATTTTGTATGATTGATATAAAGCAGTTCAATTGtagttttgcatttttatctCTAAATAAAATTAGGACATTCGTTAATTTAGTTCATAATTGAATATCTTTAAATTTGGTTCAAACATTTATAATCAGACAATTTTAACATGTTTAAAAGTATACAAGCAAAACATTTTAAAGCTGCATAAAAGTGTACAACTGAGCATCTAAAAATATATCCATGTGCAATTGCATGTTTAGAAGTATACAACTAAACAAAATGACAATGTTAAGAAGTTTTCAACCgaacatttgaaaatttggatagAAGTTTATGACCAAACGCtctaaaataataagttataacTTTGAAGATGTTCAAAAGTACACAACTAAATAACTTTAATACGCTCATACGCTTACAACTGAGCATCTTCAGTTGTACAGAAGTTTACGATCGaaccatttaaaaatatgtttttaaaagAGTTTAGAATTGTTAGATTGAATAAATTTAACATGCTCAGAAATATACAAATGAAtgcatttcaaaataataagtttatgACCGAACGCTTTAAAAGAATAAGttacaattttaaatatgttcAGAAATATATGAATGAACTATTTTAAATCTGTTCAAAAGTTTACAACCaaactatttcaaaatttaacaaaagtTTATAATTGAACCATCTAAACATatactttacaaaaaaaattacgaaACTGCTAGAttgaacaaattcaaatattccTAATATGTTCATAAGTAATGTTAATCTCAATCGCCGGTTATTCTCCATTGTTCATGATGGTtggttttttcctttcaaataaCTAAcacttcattattaaaaaaaaaaataaaaaggatgaaAATCGATGGTtggttttttcctttcaaataaCTAAcacttcattattaaaaaaaaaaataaaaaggatgaaAATCAACCCTAATTTaaacgagaaaaaaaaatttaataaaattaatttttataggattatatataatcagattgaaattataaaattaatttttatttgtaaaatatatataattttagaataatataaattagaaatattttagatattaataatattatattaaataattttatatatttaaataataatatataaagaatGAAACCATtttgaaattatcaaaaaagaaacTTCTCTAAAGTAAATAGCTAATAACTTAGGAAGATCTCAATTcaaagcgaaaaaaaaaaaaaagtttacaaaaaatttaatataattatatatatatttcaaatgatTTGGAAAAATACTGCATAGATATGATTGGTATTAATCATTGTTTGAATGTGCGTTTACTAAGTATAATAAAGgacttaaaaaatatttgaaattcaaaatttgaaattaaagaagcAAAGTGTACCGTGTACTACCCAATCAATACGTTAATAAATgtgtattattatattttttattctgccAGGAGCGTTAATAAATGTATATTAGTTCGATAAAATTGGAATAATATGGATAAATAATGACACACGTAGAcgttttaattattcatttgcGCTGTATAAATTGAATGcatttccatttttgttttttgtttctccACACTCATAATTTTActcttatataaattaatattttaaccaTTGCATTCACCACAATTTTTGtctctttctcttccttttaaaacagtttctatttttattttttccggtTCACTTaactgttatttttattttttccggtTCACTTACTTTTAAAGATTACTCTCTCTTGTTCTCtctctattcaaaaaaaaaaaaaaaaagatttctctctctcgctctcacTCAGATGGCGCTGCATGAGCGCCGATTCTCTTTTCCTCCCCCCATTTAACCGGCTGTAACCGGTCATGtcctttaattttcattttcagtaattatttttttaaccaaatttaattTGTGATTCAACATGTGCCAGTATCAGTACCGGTTATGAGAAAAGACGGGTacggtaataaaaaaaaaaaaaggaaaaaaacgaAAAGGAAAATCGGCCAGAAAGAAAACCCTCCTGAAATGAAAccctaataaaattataaaaagcaaACCTGTCTTCAACATTCTCGCCTCCCCCACCGCCTTCTCATTTCctcacccctttttttttttttttgttttttttttcctactttatttttgttttgtgttttttttttttttttttccctccttttgTTGGGCCCCCCTACTCTGGAAACCACAGCAAACTCAACTGCGCTCATTATTAAATCTTTGCCAACCAGCAACTTCCTCATTCTCATTCCCTTCTTactccctccctccctccctctcGCACCCAAATCGCAAACCCATCCCTCACTTcccttttcttctccttctttttcttttgggttcTGTAACGCGCATGGCTCAGTCCTTAGACGACGCCGAGTTTTGGCTACCGCCGAAGTTTCTCACCGACGACGACGTGCTTATGGATAAGGATGGCTTCGACAAGaacggtggtggtggtggaacaACTGGTTTTGGGCATTCTCATGATGGATTTCCCTCTGAGTTCCCCTACGAGTTCGACTCGTTTAGTTCTAACTCGGCCCTTAGTTCGCCTGTTGAATCCGTGGTGGGTTCGATGGAGGCCGAGAGCAGCGACGAGGAAGAGTTTCTGTTCGGGTTGACTCGTCGGCTTGCTCAGTCCACGCTTCATGACTCGCAGAAACTCGCCGTGACGAGTTTCCCTCAAGACAAACATGAGGTACGCGTTTTCGTAATTTCTACGGAATCCTtctatttgtgtgtgtgtgttttttttttttttttttttcttggctaAAGCTGGGGTCTGAGCTAGTTTGACTCGTTTTGTTGACTCAGATGGTGTTGTCCGGGTCACCTCAGTCGACTCTGAGTGGAATCGGAAGCTGGTGTGCTAGGAGTACTATTTCAAGCGATGGAAGTCCAAACGGTCCTTCCCAGGTACCGTCTCCTCCAACGACGCCGTTTGGAGCAAGGAATGACACTTGGGACCTGATTTACGAAGCGGCTGGGCAGGTCGCTAGGTTGAAGATGACTGACGAAGAAACGAAGTTCAGTAACCGTGGAAAAGGGCTGCTCGGTCCCCATGGTAGTCCAAATCCTTCGGTTCCTTGTGTTAGAAACCCCAACAGTGGGCtctacaagaacaacaaccaggGTTTTAGTCAGAATCTTGCAAGGGTAAGCCATTTTTGTGGTTCTttttaagtttaggaaagtgaaaaatgaaaaagagggTATAGCTCcgttccagaaaaaaaaaatggtggaaaagTAATTGAAATAGAACTCTCCCAAGGTTTTTTACTGAACTTTTTCTTTCCGGGAAATATGGAATttcaaccttcttttttttcccctttgcaTCCAAACAGAGATTTGGATCTTAGTGTTCTATTTTCTGAATCATGGGTTTATCTGTTTTTGCAGCTTCAGCAAGTAAGACCAGACCAGGCGCTCAAGTCACAGTGCTCTGCCGCTTGGGTAAGAGAGGTTAAGAACGGCTGGGCTCACAACCACAACCACAACCACCATAACCAAAATCAGCAACAGATCCGGAACAGGGGAAGGAATATTGGGCATGAGCGTGCTATGAATTTGCCTCACTCTGTTTGGAGGCCTCAGCAAATCCAACAGCCACAGCACACTGATACTGCCATGCGAGCAGTTTTGCTTGGTGGATCTGGCGTTAAGAGGGAATGTTCTGGAACTGGGGTTTTCTTGCCTCGCAAATATGGCAATCCTCCAGAGTCTCGCAAGAAGACAGGTATTGCAAAATGTTTTTTGCAtactgttttgtttttttgaaagatcTTGGTTAATCTTAATTTCGACTTTGGGATTATCCATAAATATGTTTGTCAAAATTCTTATTTATTcaacttcctctttttttttttggttgtctttTCGACCAGGTTGTACGACTGTTCTGCTTCCAGCGAAGGTCGTTCAGGCTCTGAACTTGAACGTTGAAGCTGTGAATCACGGTCAGGCTCAGCCCCGTTTCGGTACCGGTTTTTCGCCAGATCATGGTATGCTCGATTTGAATGGAATTTTTAGTTGTGGATTCTCAATTTCTTTCGAGTTTaacttttgggtttttttttatttttattttttaatcatttgcaGAGGT
Proteins encoded:
- the LOC107407188 gene encoding uncharacterized protein LOC107407188, which gives rise to MAQSLDDAEFWLPPKFLTDDDVLMDKDGFDKNGGGGGTTGFGHSHDGFPSEFPYEFDSFSSNSALSSPVESVVGSMEAESSDEEEFLFGLTRRLAQSTLHDSQKLAVTSFPQDKHEMVLSGSPQSTLSGIGSWCARSTISSDGSPNGPSQVPSPPTTPFGARNDTWDLIYEAAGQVARLKMTDEETKFSNRGKGLLGPHGSPNPSVPCVRNPNSGLYKNNNQGFSQNLARLQQVRPDQALKSQCSAAWVREVKNGWAHNHNHNHHNQNQQQIRNRGRNIGHERAMNLPHSVWRPQQIQQPQHTDTAMRAVLLGGSGVKRECSGTGVFLPRKYGNPPESRKKTGCTTVLLPAKVVQALNLNVEAVNHGQAQPRFGTGFSPDHEVLMARRNALLAQQRRSLRPEGTLNHEVRLPQEWTY